A single Salmo salar chromosome ssa19, Ssal_v3.1, whole genome shotgun sequence DNA region contains:
- the nolc1 gene encoding nucleolar and coiled-body phosphoprotein 1 isoform X3 yields MAEQSSVPSDLYKHVYSFLLENKFTKAAQHFIKQAKVPPQDEKETAGLLDIFNFWVKSPEAKKRKALPIGPENSDSPSAKKAKTAESSSEESSSDDEEAAVAAKAAPTAAKAPRPAKSDSSSSDDSSDEEEAVAKKPAAAKAPVKTPVVSAVRKKDSSSSSESSEDEAKAPAAKRKAPAATPKVGKAAAVTPKAAAQKKTASSSSSEDSSSEDEAPTKTPVKPHGLVKTPPAKAAESSSDDSSSDEEEASPSNKTKSGAYRAVPPSAAAKTPAAKDSSSSDSSDDEEEEKKKKVPTKAVPVKTTPAKTVTPKASAAAKKAESSSESTDSSSEEEEAAKKPAAKATPAKATPAKATPAKATPAKATPAKATPAKATPAKATPAKATPAKATPAKATPAKATPAKATPAEDSDSSSEDEEEAKKPVVIRVKSTAVKITVTPAKEDSSSDSSSEEEEGSKTVKVAPATAAVTVAEVKEQGAKTVTVAGAKATVKVVEDGSSSSSSEDDEEGTVKVAPAKATPTVTRGKAAESSSDSDSSSEDEEEAKKPAAKVTPAKVTPAKVTPAKKSDPSSSDSDSSSEDETPAKPAAAAPKAPAKAATENSSDSESSSEDDEPSAKKATPASVAKPASKPATPVTKAAAAESSSDSDSSSEDDEPPAKKATTSSVPKSASKPAILVTKAAESSSDSDSSSDEDEAIANKATSKPATPVVTKSASKPATPVVTKSAPAKAAAESSSDSDSSDSEDQAAAAKKTTTKPAAKRPAVKTPAKAAESSSSEESSSEEEEASKKAVKPAATPKTNAAARPKAKEDSSSSDDSSDEEAPKPAAVKAETPASAKKAAESSSDSSDSSDSEVETETAKTTPAKPALTNGKPATPKATTSAVKATKPTKAAESSSSEESSSEEEASKKAVKPTATPKTTPAARPKTTPAATPKTTPAARPKTTPAATPKTTPAARPKTKEASSSSDDSSSSSEEEEAAVKAPAAVTTPIANGTVNGKRKRDGEASEDEEELTTPKNKKAATTTTPQTFPKVSKKINVPFRRIREEEIDVDNRLADNSFDAKRGSDGDWGQRANDVLRFTKGKSFRHEKTKKKRGSYCGGAISQSVNSIKFDSD; encoded by the exons AAGGCTGCACCCACAG CAGCCAAGGCTCCACGCCCTGCTAAATCAGATTCCAGCAGCAGTGATGATTCCAGTGACGAGGAGGAGGCTGTAGCAAAG AAACCTGCAGCAGCCAAAGCCCCAGTGAAGACCCCTGTGGTGTCAGCAGTCAGGAAAAAGGACTCCAGCTCCAGCAGTGAGTCATCTGAAGATGAGGCCAAAGCTCCTGCAGCTA AACGAAAGGCTCCTGCCGCGACCCCTAAGGTAGGAAAGGCTGCAGCCGTGACCCCTAAGGCAGCAGCTCAGAAGAAGACtgcgagcagcagcagtagtgagGACAGCTCCAGTGAAGACGAGGCGCCCACTAAG acCCCGGTGAAACCCCATGGCCTCGTCAAGACCCCTCCAGCTAAGGCCGCCGAGTCCAGCAGTGACGACTCTTCGTCAGATGAAGAGGAGGCCTCTCccagcaacaagacaaaatcag gTGCTTACAGGGCTGTCCCACCCTCTGCTGCAGCTAAGACCCCTGCTGCTAAGGACAGTAGTTCCTCAGACAGcagtgatgatgaggaggaggagaagaagaagaaagtgcCAA CTAAAGCAGTCCCAGTCAAAACCACCCCGGCCAAGACTGTGACACCCAAAGCTTCTGCAGCTGCTAAGAAGGCAGAGTCCAGCTCTGAGAGCACAG ACTCCAGctctgaagaagaagaagcagcaaAGAAGCCAGCAGCAAAGGCTACCCCGGCTAAGGCTACCCCGGCTAAGGCTACCCCGGCTAAGGCTACCCCGGCTAAGGCTACCCCGGCTAAGGCTACCCCGGCTAAGGCTACCCCGGCTAAGGCTACCCCGGCTAAGGCTACCCCGGCTAAGGCTACCCCGGCTAAGGCTACCCCGGCTAAGGCTACCCCGGCTAAGGCTACCCCGGCAGAAGACTCCGACTCCAGCTCTGAGGATGAAGAAGAGGCTAAGAAGCCAGTAGTAATAAGGGTTAAGTCCACAGCTGTCAAAATAACGGTTACCCCTGCCAAGGAAGACTCTTCCTCAGACTCCAgctcggaggaggaggagggttcgaAGACTGTGAAAGTAGCGCCAGCCACAGCAGCAGTAACGGTGGCAGAGGTAAAGGAGCAGGGGGCCAAGACTGTGACTGTAGCGGGGGCCAAGGCTACTGTGAAGGTGGTGGAAGACGGCTCCTCTTCCTCGAGCTCCGAGGATGACGAAGAGGGGACAGTGAAAGTAGCACCAGCTAAGGCGACTCCTACCGTGACCCGAGGCAAGGCTGCTGAATCCTCCTCGGACTCTGACTCAAGCTCAGAAGATGAGGAAGAGGCTAAAAAGCCAGCAGCCAAGGTGACCCCAGCCAAGGTGACCCCAGCCAAGGTGACCCCAGCCAAGAAATCAGACCCTTCCAGCTCTG ACTCTGACAGCAGTTCTGAGGACGAGACACCAGCTAAACCTGCTGCAGCTGCCCCCAAGGCCCCAGCCAAGGCTGCTACAGAAAACAGCTCGGATTCAGAATCTTCTTCTGAAGATGACGAACCCTCAGCTAAGAAGGCTACCCCAGCCTCTGTTGCTAAACCAGCCTCCAAACCAGCCACTCCGGTTACTAAAGCAGCTGCAGCGGAGAGCAGCTCGGACTCCGACTCTTCTTCTGAAGATGACGAACCCCCAGCTAAGAAGGCTACCACATCCTCTGTTCCTAAATCAGCTTCCAAACCAGCCATCCTGGTTACTAAAGCAGCCGAGAGCAGTTCAGACTCCGACTCTAGCTCAGATGAGGATGAGGCCATAGCTAACAAGGCTACCTCTAAACCAGCCACCCCAGTGGTGACTAAATCAGCCTCTAAACCAGCCACCCCAGTGGTGACTAAATCAGCCCCAGCCAAGGCAGCAGCCGAGAGCAGCTCCGATTCAGACAGCTCGGACTCGGAGGACCAGGCTGCTGCTGCCAAGAAGACCACCACAAAACCTGCAGCCAAGCGTCCTGCCGTCAAGACGCCGGCTAAAGCTGCAGAGTCGTCATCGTCCGAGGAGAGTAGCTCTGAGGAAGAAGAGGCCAGTAAAAAGGCTGTGAAACCCGCTGCCACCCCCAAGACCAACGCAGCAGCCAGACCTAAAGCCAAGGAGGACAGCAGCTCTTCAGATGACTCCAGTGATGAAGAGG CGCCCAAACCAGCAGCAGTGAAGGCTGAAACCCCAGCCTCAGCTAAAAAGGCAGCCGAAAGCAGCTCAGACTCTTCCGACAGTTCCGACTCGGAGGTGGAGACAGAGACCGCCAAGACGACGCCCGCTAAGCCTGCTCTGACCAATGGAAAGCCAGCTACACCCAAAGCAACCACCTCTGCAGTCAAGGCAACAAAACCAACCAAGGCTGCCGAGTCTTCCTCTTCCGAGGAGAGTAGCTCTGAGGAAGAGGCCAGTAAAAAGGCTGTGAAACCCACTGCCACCCCCAAGACCACCCCAGCAGCCAGACCTAAAACCACCCCTGCTGCCACCCCCAAGACCACCCCAGCAGCCAGACCTAAAACCACCCCTGCTGCCACCCCCAAGACCACCCCAGCAGCCAGACCTAAAACCAAGGAGGCCAGCAGCTCATCAGAtgactcttcttcttcttctgaagAAGAAGAGGCGGCGGTGAAAGCACCAGCAGCAGTCACCACTCCCATCGCTAACG gCACTGTAAACGGTAAGAGAAAAAGGGATGGAGAAGCCTCAGAGGATGAGGAAGAATTAACGACACCTAAAAATAAGaaggcagcaacaacaacaacaccacagaCGTTCCCTAAAGTCTCTAAGAAG ATCAATGTACCTTTTCGTAGAATAAGAGAGGAGGAAATTGATGTGGATAACCGACTGGCTGACAACTCCTTCGACGCCAAG CGCGGGTCGGATGGAGACTGGGGCCAGAGGGCCAATGACGTGCTCCGCTTCACCAAGGGAAAGTCCTTCCGCCACGAGAAGACCAAGAAGAAGAGGGGTAGCTACTGCGGAGGAGCCATCTCCCAGTCCGTCAACTCCATCAAGTTCGACAGCGATTGA
- the nolc1 gene encoding nucleolar and coiled-body phosphoprotein 1 isoform X1 yields MAEQSSVPSDLYKHVYSFLLENKFTKAAQHFIKQAKVPPQDEKETAGLLDIFNFWVKSPEAKKRKALPIGPENSDSPSAKKAKTAESSSEESSSDDEEAAVAAKAAPTAAKAPRPAKSDSSSSDDSSDEEEAVAKKPAAAKAPVKTPVVSAVRKKDSSSSSESSEDEAKAPAAKRKAPAATPKVGKAAAVTPKAAAQKKTASSSSSEDSSSEDEAPTKTPVKPHGLVKTPPAKAAESSSDDSSSDEEEASPSNKTKSGAYRAVPPSAAAKTPAAKDSSSSDSSDDEEEEKKKKVPTKAVPVKTTPAKTVTPKASAAAKKAESSSESTDSSSEEEEAAKKPAAKATPAKATPAKATPAKATPAKATPAKATPAKATPAKATPAKATPAKATPAKATPAKATPAKATPAEDSDSSSEDEEEAKKPVVIRVKSTAVKITVTPAKEDSSSDSSSEEEEGSKTVKVAPATAAVTVAEVKEQGAKTVTVAGAKATVKVVEDGSSSSSSEDDEEGTVKVAPAKATPTVTRGKAAESSSDSDSSSEDEEEAKKPAAKVTPAKVTPAKVTPAKKSDPSSSDSDSSSEDETPAKPAAAAPKAPAKAATENSSDSESSSEDDEPSAKKATPASVAKPASKPATPVTKAAAAESSSDSDSSSEDDEPPAKKATTSSVPKSASKPAILVTKAAESSSDSDSSSDEDEAIANKATSKPATPVVTKSASKPATPVVTKSAPAKAAAESSSDSDSSDSEDQAAAAKKTTTKPAAKRPAVKTPAKAAESSSSEESSSEEEEASKKAVKPAATPKTNAAARPKAKEDSSSSDDSSDEEAAPKPAAVKAETPASAKKAAESSSDSSDSSDSEVETETAKTTPAKPALTNGKPATPKATTSAVKATKPTKAAESSSSEESSSEEEASKKAVKPTATPKTTPAARPKTTPAATPKTTPAARPKTTPAATPKTTPAARPKTKEASSSSDDSSSSSEEEEAAVKAPAAVTTPIANGTVNGKRKRDGEASEDEEELTTPKNKKAATTTTPQTFPKVSKKINVPFRRIREEEIDVDNRLADNSFDAKRGSDGDWGQRANDVLRFTKGKSFRHEKTKKKRGSYCGGAISQSVNSIKFDSD; encoded by the exons AAGGCTGCACCCACAG CAGCCAAGGCTCCACGCCCTGCTAAATCAGATTCCAGCAGCAGTGATGATTCCAGTGACGAGGAGGAGGCTGTAGCAAAG AAACCTGCAGCAGCCAAAGCCCCAGTGAAGACCCCTGTGGTGTCAGCAGTCAGGAAAAAGGACTCCAGCTCCAGCAGTGAGTCATCTGAAGATGAGGCCAAAGCTCCTGCAGCTA AACGAAAGGCTCCTGCCGCGACCCCTAAGGTAGGAAAGGCTGCAGCCGTGACCCCTAAGGCAGCAGCTCAGAAGAAGACtgcgagcagcagcagtagtgagGACAGCTCCAGTGAAGACGAGGCGCCCACTAAG acCCCGGTGAAACCCCATGGCCTCGTCAAGACCCCTCCAGCTAAGGCCGCCGAGTCCAGCAGTGACGACTCTTCGTCAGATGAAGAGGAGGCCTCTCccagcaacaagacaaaatcag gTGCTTACAGGGCTGTCCCACCCTCTGCTGCAGCTAAGACCCCTGCTGCTAAGGACAGTAGTTCCTCAGACAGcagtgatgatgaggaggaggagaagaagaagaaagtgcCAA CTAAAGCAGTCCCAGTCAAAACCACCCCGGCCAAGACTGTGACACCCAAAGCTTCTGCAGCTGCTAAGAAGGCAGAGTCCAGCTCTGAGAGCACAG ACTCCAGctctgaagaagaagaagcagcaaAGAAGCCAGCAGCAAAGGCTACCCCGGCTAAGGCTACCCCGGCTAAGGCTACCCCGGCTAAGGCTACCCCGGCTAAGGCTACCCCGGCTAAGGCTACCCCGGCTAAGGCTACCCCGGCTAAGGCTACCCCGGCTAAGGCTACCCCGGCTAAGGCTACCCCGGCTAAGGCTACCCCGGCTAAGGCTACCCCGGCTAAGGCTACCCCGGCAGAAGACTCCGACTCCAGCTCTGAGGATGAAGAAGAGGCTAAGAAGCCAGTAGTAATAAGGGTTAAGTCCACAGCTGTCAAAATAACGGTTACCCCTGCCAAGGAAGACTCTTCCTCAGACTCCAgctcggaggaggaggagggttcgaAGACTGTGAAAGTAGCGCCAGCCACAGCAGCAGTAACGGTGGCAGAGGTAAAGGAGCAGGGGGCCAAGACTGTGACTGTAGCGGGGGCCAAGGCTACTGTGAAGGTGGTGGAAGACGGCTCCTCTTCCTCGAGCTCCGAGGATGACGAAGAGGGGACAGTGAAAGTAGCACCAGCTAAGGCGACTCCTACCGTGACCCGAGGCAAGGCTGCTGAATCCTCCTCGGACTCTGACTCAAGCTCAGAAGATGAGGAAGAGGCTAAAAAGCCAGCAGCCAAGGTGACCCCAGCCAAGGTGACCCCAGCCAAGGTGACCCCAGCCAAGAAATCAGACCCTTCCAGCTCTG ACTCTGACAGCAGTTCTGAGGACGAGACACCAGCTAAACCTGCTGCAGCTGCCCCCAAGGCCCCAGCCAAGGCTGCTACAGAAAACAGCTCGGATTCAGAATCTTCTTCTGAAGATGACGAACCCTCAGCTAAGAAGGCTACCCCAGCCTCTGTTGCTAAACCAGCCTCCAAACCAGCCACTCCGGTTACTAAAGCAGCTGCAGCGGAGAGCAGCTCGGACTCCGACTCTTCTTCTGAAGATGACGAACCCCCAGCTAAGAAGGCTACCACATCCTCTGTTCCTAAATCAGCTTCCAAACCAGCCATCCTGGTTACTAAAGCAGCCGAGAGCAGTTCAGACTCCGACTCTAGCTCAGATGAGGATGAGGCCATAGCTAACAAGGCTACCTCTAAACCAGCCACCCCAGTGGTGACTAAATCAGCCTCTAAACCAGCCACCCCAGTGGTGACTAAATCAGCCCCAGCCAAGGCAGCAGCCGAGAGCAGCTCCGATTCAGACAGCTCGGACTCGGAGGACCAGGCTGCTGCTGCCAAGAAGACCACCACAAAACCTGCAGCCAAGCGTCCTGCCGTCAAGACGCCGGCTAAAGCTGCAGAGTCGTCATCGTCCGAGGAGAGTAGCTCTGAGGAAGAAGAGGCCAGTAAAAAGGCTGTGAAACCCGCTGCCACCCCCAAGACCAACGCAGCAGCCAGACCTAAAGCCAAGGAGGACAGCAGCTCTTCAGATGACTCCAGTGATGAAGAGG CAGCGCCCAAACCAGCAGCAGTGAAGGCTGAAACCCCAGCCTCAGCTAAAAAGGCAGCCGAAAGCAGCTCAGACTCTTCCGACAGTTCCGACTCGGAGGTGGAGACAGAGACCGCCAAGACGACGCCCGCTAAGCCTGCTCTGACCAATGGAAAGCCAGCTACACCCAAAGCAACCACCTCTGCAGTCAAGGCAACAAAACCAACCAAGGCTGCCGAGTCTTCCTCTTCCGAGGAGAGTAGCTCTGAGGAAGAGGCCAGTAAAAAGGCTGTGAAACCCACTGCCACCCCCAAGACCACCCCAGCAGCCAGACCTAAAACCACCCCTGCTGCCACCCCCAAGACCACCCCAGCAGCCAGACCTAAAACCACCCCTGCTGCCACCCCCAAGACCACCCCAGCAGCCAGACCTAAAACCAAGGAGGCCAGCAGCTCATCAGAtgactcttcttcttcttctgaagAAGAAGAGGCGGCGGTGAAAGCACCAGCAGCAGTCACCACTCCCATCGCTAACG gCACTGTAAACGGTAAGAGAAAAAGGGATGGAGAAGCCTCAGAGGATGAGGAAGAATTAACGACACCTAAAAATAAGaaggcagcaacaacaacaacaccacagaCGTTCCCTAAAGTCTCTAAGAAG ATCAATGTACCTTTTCGTAGAATAAGAGAGGAGGAAATTGATGTGGATAACCGACTGGCTGACAACTCCTTCGACGCCAAG CGCGGGTCGGATGGAGACTGGGGCCAGAGGGCCAATGACGTGCTCCGCTTCACCAAGGGAAAGTCCTTCCGCCACGAGAAGACCAAGAAGAAGAGGGGTAGCTACTGCGGAGGAGCCATCTCCCAGTCCGTCAACTCCATCAAGTTCGACAGCGATTGA
- the nolc1 gene encoding nucleolar and coiled-body phosphoprotein 1 isoform X4, translating into MAEQSSVPSDLYKHVYSFLLENKFTKAAQHFIKQAKVPPQDEKETAGLLDIFNFWVKSPEAKKRKALPIGPENSDSPSAKKAKTAESSSEESSSDDEEAAVAAKAAPTAAKAPRPAKSDSSSSDDSSDEEEAVAKKPAAAKAPVKTPVVSAVRKKDSSSSSESSEDEAKAPAAKRKAPAATPKVGKAAAVTPKAAAQKKTASSSSSEDSSSEDEAPTKTPVKPHGLVKTPPAKAAESSSDDSSSDEEEASPSNKTKSGAYRAVPPSAAAKTPAAKDSSSSDSSDDEEEEKKKKVPTKAVPVKTTPAKTVTPKASAAAKKAESSSESTDSSSEEEEAAKKPAAKATPAKATPAKATPAKATPAKATPAKATPAKATPAKATPAKATPAKATPAKATPAKATPAKATPAEDSDSSSEDEEEAKKPVVIRVKSTAVKITVTPAKEDSSSDSSSEEEEGSKTVKVAPATAAVTVAEVKEQGAKTVTVAGAKATVKVVEDGSSSSSSEDDEEGTVKVAPAKATPTVTRGKAAESSSDSDSSSEDEEEAKKPAAKVTPAKVTPAKVTPAKKSDPSSSDSDSSSEDETPAKPAAAAPKAPAKAATENSSDSESSSEDDEPSAKKATPASVAKPASKPATPVTKAAAAESSSDSDSSSEDDEPPAKKATTSSVPKSASKPAILVTKAAESSSDSDSSSDEDEAIANKATSKPATPVVTKSASKPATPVVTKSAPAKAAAESSSDSDSSDSEDQAAAAKKTTTKPAAKRPAVKTPAKAAESSSSEESSSEEEEASKKAVKPAATPKTNAAARPKAKEDSSSSDDSSDEEAAPKPAAVKAETPASAKKAAESSSDSSDSSDSEVETETAKTTPAKPALTNGKPATPKATTSAVKATKPTKAAESSSSEESSSEEEASKKAVKPTATPKTTPAARPKTTPAATPKTTPAARPKTTPAATPKTTPAARPKTKEASSSSDDSSSSSEEEEAAVKAPAAVTTPIANGTVNGKRKRDGEASEDEEELTTPKNKKAATTTTPQTFPKVSKKNKRGGN; encoded by the exons AAGGCTGCACCCACAG CAGCCAAGGCTCCACGCCCTGCTAAATCAGATTCCAGCAGCAGTGATGATTCCAGTGACGAGGAGGAGGCTGTAGCAAAG AAACCTGCAGCAGCCAAAGCCCCAGTGAAGACCCCTGTGGTGTCAGCAGTCAGGAAAAAGGACTCCAGCTCCAGCAGTGAGTCATCTGAAGATGAGGCCAAAGCTCCTGCAGCTA AACGAAAGGCTCCTGCCGCGACCCCTAAGGTAGGAAAGGCTGCAGCCGTGACCCCTAAGGCAGCAGCTCAGAAGAAGACtgcgagcagcagcagtagtgagGACAGCTCCAGTGAAGACGAGGCGCCCACTAAG acCCCGGTGAAACCCCATGGCCTCGTCAAGACCCCTCCAGCTAAGGCCGCCGAGTCCAGCAGTGACGACTCTTCGTCAGATGAAGAGGAGGCCTCTCccagcaacaagacaaaatcag gTGCTTACAGGGCTGTCCCACCCTCTGCTGCAGCTAAGACCCCTGCTGCTAAGGACAGTAGTTCCTCAGACAGcagtgatgatgaggaggaggagaagaagaagaaagtgcCAA CTAAAGCAGTCCCAGTCAAAACCACCCCGGCCAAGACTGTGACACCCAAAGCTTCTGCAGCTGCTAAGAAGGCAGAGTCCAGCTCTGAGAGCACAG ACTCCAGctctgaagaagaagaagcagcaaAGAAGCCAGCAGCAAAGGCTACCCCGGCTAAGGCTACCCCGGCTAAGGCTACCCCGGCTAAGGCTACCCCGGCTAAGGCTACCCCGGCTAAGGCTACCCCGGCTAAGGCTACCCCGGCTAAGGCTACCCCGGCTAAGGCTACCCCGGCTAAGGCTACCCCGGCTAAGGCTACCCCGGCTAAGGCTACCCCGGCTAAGGCTACCCCGGCAGAAGACTCCGACTCCAGCTCTGAGGATGAAGAAGAGGCTAAGAAGCCAGTAGTAATAAGGGTTAAGTCCACAGCTGTCAAAATAACGGTTACCCCTGCCAAGGAAGACTCTTCCTCAGACTCCAgctcggaggaggaggagggttcgaAGACTGTGAAAGTAGCGCCAGCCACAGCAGCAGTAACGGTGGCAGAGGTAAAGGAGCAGGGGGCCAAGACTGTGACTGTAGCGGGGGCCAAGGCTACTGTGAAGGTGGTGGAAGACGGCTCCTCTTCCTCGAGCTCCGAGGATGACGAAGAGGGGACAGTGAAAGTAGCACCAGCTAAGGCGACTCCTACCGTGACCCGAGGCAAGGCTGCTGAATCCTCCTCGGACTCTGACTCAAGCTCAGAAGATGAGGAAGAGGCTAAAAAGCCAGCAGCCAAGGTGACCCCAGCCAAGGTGACCCCAGCCAAGGTGACCCCAGCCAAGAAATCAGACCCTTCCAGCTCTG ACTCTGACAGCAGTTCTGAGGACGAGACACCAGCTAAACCTGCTGCAGCTGCCCCCAAGGCCCCAGCCAAGGCTGCTACAGAAAACAGCTCGGATTCAGAATCTTCTTCTGAAGATGACGAACCCTCAGCTAAGAAGGCTACCCCAGCCTCTGTTGCTAAACCAGCCTCCAAACCAGCCACTCCGGTTACTAAAGCAGCTGCAGCGGAGAGCAGCTCGGACTCCGACTCTTCTTCTGAAGATGACGAACCCCCAGCTAAGAAGGCTACCACATCCTCTGTTCCTAAATCAGCTTCCAAACCAGCCATCCTGGTTACTAAAGCAGCCGAGAGCAGTTCAGACTCCGACTCTAGCTCAGATGAGGATGAGGCCATAGCTAACAAGGCTACCTCTAAACCAGCCACCCCAGTGGTGACTAAATCAGCCTCTAAACCAGCCACCCCAGTGGTGACTAAATCAGCCCCAGCCAAGGCAGCAGCCGAGAGCAGCTCCGATTCAGACAGCTCGGACTCGGAGGACCAGGCTGCTGCTGCCAAGAAGACCACCACAAAACCTGCAGCCAAGCGTCCTGCCGTCAAGACGCCGGCTAAAGCTGCAGAGTCGTCATCGTCCGAGGAGAGTAGCTCTGAGGAAGAAGAGGCCAGTAAAAAGGCTGTGAAACCCGCTGCCACCCCCAAGACCAACGCAGCAGCCAGACCTAAAGCCAAGGAGGACAGCAGCTCTTCAGATGACTCCAGTGATGAAGAGG CAGCGCCCAAACCAGCAGCAGTGAAGGCTGAAACCCCAGCCTCAGCTAAAAAGGCAGCCGAAAGCAGCTCAGACTCTTCCGACAGTTCCGACTCGGAGGTGGAGACAGAGACCGCCAAGACGACGCCCGCTAAGCCTGCTCTGACCAATGGAAAGCCAGCTACACCCAAAGCAACCACCTCTGCAGTCAAGGCAACAAAACCAACCAAGGCTGCCGAGTCTTCCTCTTCCGAGGAGAGTAGCTCTGAGGAAGAGGCCAGTAAAAAGGCTGTGAAACCCACTGCCACCCCCAAGACCACCCCAGCAGCCAGACCTAAAACCACCCCTGCTGCCACCCCCAAGACCACCCCAGCAGCCAGACCTAAAACCACCCCTGCTGCCACCCCCAAGACCACCCCAGCAGCCAGACCTAAAACCAAGGAGGCCAGCAGCTCATCAGAtgactcttcttcttcttctgaagAAGAAGAGGCGGCGGTGAAAGCACCAGCAGCAGTCACCACTCCCATCGCTAACG gCACTGTAAACGGTAAGAGAAAAAGGGATGGAGAAGCCTCAGAGGATGAGGAAGAATTAACGACACCTAAAAATAAGaaggcagcaacaacaacaacaccacagaCGTTCCCTAAAGTCTCTAAGAAG AATAAGAGAGGAGGAAATTGA